The following coding sequences lie in one Eremothecium sinecaudum strain ATCC 58844 chromosome IV, complete sequence genomic window:
- the PDP3 gene encoding Pdp3p (Syntenic homolog of Ashbya gossypii AEL263C; Syntenic homolog of Saccharomyces cerevisiae YLR455W), with protein MNNSEIKTGDRVLCKVGDFPPWPAVVVPQRFLSKVVYSGKRSKNYVCVAFFNDDSYYWKEPRHLTELTDDVCGEWIKNHSKSRDNALLGAYEQAREYTQLFDFLKERFIREKRGDILEDVHDIPDGEDPFEPKPTNRKIGSKSGSSKRRTQTSSAASNSSSENGNTEHLDRFTEERSAEYMTLTSKTPSSSQPSRTTSASKRRKLDYENRVNIAQLLRNKLQRNLVQRDNRPSEEEFEESARLFKTIISRLSTDPPFFDYEALSVSKLYKLLKVITHDNNLSRYHEDCERILTSWAPIVLQIKQDKLRAENLENPNTDGSSPVSEMKVDDTRMSIPK; from the coding sequence ATGAACAACAGCGAAATCAAGACTGGCGATAGGGTTCTATGTAAGGTAGGGGACTTTCCTCCATGGCCTGCAGTGGTGGTACCGCAAAGGTTTTTGAGCAAAGTTGTTTATTCGGGGAAAAGATCTAAGAACTACGTTTGCGTAGCTTTCTTTAATGATGATTCTTACTACTGGAAAGAGCCACGTCATTTGACGGAGCTCACAGATGATGTGTGCGGTGAATGGATAAAGAATCATTCAAAGTCGCGGGATAATGCGTTATTGGGCGCATACGAGCAGGCTCGTGAGTATACACAATTATTTGATTTCTTGAAAGAGCGGTTTATTCGGGAGAAACGGGGTGATATTCTTGAAGATGTTCATGATATTCCTGATGGAGAAGATCCGTTTGAACCAAAGCCTACAAATAGAAAGATTGGTAGCAAGTCAGGTTCATCCAAGCGGCGAACCCAGACGTCGTCTGCTGCGAGTAATAGTAGCTCTGAGAATGGTAATACAGAACACCTGGACAGGTTTACAGAGGAGCGTTCTGCAGAGTACATGACATTAACATCTAAAACACCATCTTCATCCCAACCATCAAGGACAACTAGCGCTTCAAAGCGCAGGAAGCTGGACTATGAAAACAGGGTAAATATAGCTCAGCTTCTGCGTAACAAACTGCAAAGGAATCTTGTCCAGCGTGATAATCGTCCCTCAGAGGAGGAATTTGAAGAGTCAGCCAGATTGTTTAAAACCATTATAAGTAGGTTATCTACTGATCCTCCCTTTTTCGATTATGAAGCATTGAGCGTTTCCAAGTTATACAAATTATTAAAGGTGATCACTCACGACAACAACCTTTCTCGATATCACGAAGATTGCGAGCGCATACTGACTTCATGGGCCCCTATCGTCTTGCAGATTAAGCAGGATAAGCTAAGGGCAGAAAACTTAGAGAACCCCAACACAGACGGCAGCAGTCCGGTATCAGAAATGAAGGTGGATGATACCCGTATGTCCATCCCTAAGTAA
- a CDS encoding pyridoxal 5'-phosphate synthase (Syntenic homolog of Ashbya gossypii AEL264C; Syntenic homolog of Saccharomyces cerevisiae YPR172W and YLR456W), with translation MDKIPEHLTHLLETSKYLHLGTCSKDCVPSVSLMNYTYFPPHKAYNQQAGAHYIIFPVMMDSNKYHNIVENPKVSVLIHDWVTAKKLSLNKTSVPNTPNLQPTENQEVLAPSKLLNLLEELNQAELSQMSGTLRGLAEVVDPQSEESSFYQKALLKANPDAQCFIEGENIAIVKVQIQGATVSDSKNKTSVYQ, from the coding sequence ATGGATAAAATTCCAGAACATTTAACTCACCTATTGGAGACGTCAAAGTACCTACACCTGGGCACTTGCTCAAAAGACTGTGTGCCTTCAGTCTCATTAATGAACTATACGTATTTTCCACCTCATAAAGCATATAATCAACAAGCTGGAGCACATTATATCATATTTCCGGTAATGATGGATTCTAATAAGTACCATAATATTGTTGAGAATCCAAAAGTGTCTGTTCTAATCCATGACTGGGTGACTGCTAAGAAGCTATCCCTAAACAAGACAAGCGTGCCAAATACCCCTAATCTACAGCCAACAGAAAATCAAGAGGTTCTGGCTCCTAGTAAGTTACTAAACCTTCTAGAAGAGTTGAATCAGGCTGAACTCTCTCAGATGAGTGGTACACTGCGCGGGCTGGCTGAAGTGGTGGATCCTCAATCTGAAGAGTCGAGTTTCTATCAGAAAGCGTTGTTGAAGGCTAATCCTGACGCGCAATGTTTTATTGAAGGAGAGAATATTGCAATTGTCAAGGTCCAAATTCAAGGAGCAACTGTCTCTGACAGCAAAAATAAAACTAGCGTTTACCAGTAG
- the VPS4 gene encoding AAA family ATPase VPS4 (Syntenic homolog of Ashbya gossypii AEL265W; Syntenic homolog of Saccharomyces cerevisiae YPR173C (VPS4)), whose translation MSTGDFLTKGIELVQKAIDHDMATQYQEAYTAYYNGLDYLMLALKYEKNPKSKDLIRAKFTEYLARAEQLKEHLESEEQKQAERPKRAAAATSSGASGVHEDDGEEKKLRGALSGAILTEKPNVKWEDVAGLEGAKEALKEAVILPVKFPHLFKGNRKPTTGILLYGPPGTGKSYLAKAVATEANSTFFSISSSDLVSKWMGESERLVKQLFNMARENKPSIIFIDEVDALTGSRGEGESEASRRIKTELLVQMNGVGNDPTGVLVLGATNIPWQLDSAIRRRFEKRIYIPLPDTLARTKMFELNVGDTPCSLTDEDFRSLAQYTEGYSGSDIAVVVKDALMQPIRKIQMATHFKNVSDDPNVRRLTPCSPGESGAMEMNWTDIDADELQEPELTIKDFLKAIKTSRPTVNDIDLQKQEQFTRDFGQEGN comes from the coding sequence ATGAGCACAGGTGACTTTCTAACTAAAGGCATTGAACTGGTCCAAAAGGCCATTGATCATGATATGGCCACTCAATATCAGGAGGCATATACAGCATATTATAACGGATTGGATTACTTAATGTTGGCATTGAAGTACGAGAAGAATCCGAAATCGAAGGATCTGATTCGAGCAAAGTTTACAGAATATTTAGCTCGTGCAGAACAGTTGAAAGAACACCTTGAAAGTGAGGAACAAAAGCAGGCAGAGAGGCCAAAACGTGCAGCAGCAGCTACGTCCAGTGGTGCTAGTGGTGTACATGAGGATGACGGTGAAGAAAAAAAGCTTCGGGGAGCCCTTTCCGGTGCAATTTTGACCGAGAAGCCTAACGTTAAATGGGAGGATGTTGCAGGATTGGAAGGAGCTAAAGAGGCCTTAAAGGAAGCGGTTATTTTACCTGTTAAGTTCCCTCACCTTTTCAAGGGTAACCGAAAGCCAACTACTGGGATCTTGCTGTACGGCCCTCCAGGTACCGGTAAGTCTTATTTAGCGAAGGCAGTTGCTACAGAGGCCAACTCCACCTTTTTTAGTATTAGCTCCAGTGACCTGGTCTCTAAATGGATGGGTGAGTCAGAGAGATTAGTGAAACAGCTATTTAATATGGCTCGTGAAAATAAGCCATCAATAATCTTTATCGACGAGGTTGACGCCTTGACGGGTTCTAGAGGCGAGGGTGAAAGCGAAGCTAGTAGAAGAATTAAAACAGAACTATTGGTTCAGATGAACGGGGTGGGAAACGATCCTACAGGGGTGTTGGTTCTGGGCGCAACAAATATTCCATGGCAATTGGACAGCGCGATTAGAAGGAGATTTGAAAAAAGAATATATATTCCGTTGCCCGACACGCTTGCTAGGACAAAGATGTTTGAATTAAATGTGGGGGATACGCCTTGCAGCCTTACTGATGAAGACTTCAGGTCTTTGGCGCAGTACACAGAAGGTTATTCTGGAAGCGACATAGCGGTAGTAGTAAAGGATGCCCTCATGCAGCCTATAAGAAAGATCCAAATGGCGACCCATTTCAAGAATGTTTCTGATGATCCTAATGTCCGCAGACTGACGCCGTGCTCTCCTGGTGAGAGTGGCGCAATGGAAATGAATTGGACCGATATCGATGCAGATGAATTACAGGAGCCGGAACTGACAATAAAGGACTTTTTAAAGGCCATCAAGACCTCTAGACCTACTGTCAATGATATTGATCTACAGAAACAGGAGCAATTCACACGGGATTTCGGCCAAGAAGGCAATTGA
- the CSA1 gene encoding Csa1p (Syntenic homolog of Ashbya gossypii AEL266W; Syntenic homolog of Saccharomyces cerevisiae YLR457C (NBP1) and YPR174C) has product MLQSFKDTMSDWLLSVDSRKKDYGSLADWKQQRGNERQGRLRRRATSNRFKVTKPIGSRSSITSNSPEQPKPPTSSNAVVPSLWEKIQSVFSTDQRELRDMKSTFANYRLPYTEENETRRRQGLTSSRLARSETFKKRMMEKMYDDRMLEQLRASVDKRKSTHRGDSIAALSNAESDQVVLLQNRLQKLEQQLFNTQKELELTNKKLTFAHEKTRLLESLLDEANVDNEYVKSRRRIANLKATTDNQPQLRSLSPSPKRSHPVNPLFTSSPIRTQNVESPYKHDKELDNFYSKYPSIPKTEFMNQSANGTNDNESLSPVRVDYNKYSSPR; this is encoded by the coding sequence ATGTTGCAGTCTTTTAAGGATACTATGTCCGATTGGCTGTTGTCGGTTGACTCCCGGAAGAAAGATTACGGTTCATTAGCTGACTGGAAACAGCAGCGGGGCAATGAACGGCAGGGAAGACTAAGGAGAAGAGCCACCAGTAATCGATTCAAAGTCACAAAACCAATAGGGTCACGTAGCAGCATAACTAGCAACTCCCCTGAACAACCAAAACCGCCAACTTCAAGCAACGCCGTAGTTCCATCATTATGGGAAAAGATACAGTCGGTTTTCAGCACCGATCAACGCGAATTACGCGATATGAAGAGTACATTTGCAAACTATAGACTACCATACACAGAAGAGAATGAAACCAGAAGGAGGCAGGGTTTAACCTCAAGTCGACTTGCTAGAAGCGAGACATTTAAAAAGCGAATGATGGAAAAGATGTACGATGACAGAATGCTAGAACAGCTGCGGGCAAGCGTCGACAAGCGAAAGTCGACGCATCGCGGCGACTCTATTGCCGCCCTTTCGAATGCAGAGTCAGACCAGGTTGTACTGCTGCAAAACCGGCTTCAAAAACTTGAGCAGCAACTCTTCAACACCCAGAAAGAATTAGAACTCACCAATAAGAAACTCACATTTGCTCACGAGAAAACTAGGCTACTAGAGTCTCTTCTAGATGAGGCAAACGTAGACAATGAATATGTCAAATCCCGTAGGCGAATTGCAAACCTGAAAGCTACGACTGATAATCAGCCACAATTAAGGTCTCTATCTCCTTCTCCTAAGAGATCACACCCAGTAAATCCGCTGTTTACTTCAAGTCCTATACGAACTCAAAACGTCGAAAGCCCTTACAAACATGATAAAGAACTCGATAATTTCTACTCCAAGTACCCTAGTATACCAAAGACAGAGTTTATGAACCAATCTGCTAATGGAACTAACGATAATGAGTCCCTTTCTCCTGTTAGAGTCGATTATAACAAGTACTCCTCACCTCGTTAG